One region of Priestia megaterium genomic DNA includes:
- a CDS encoding GyrI-like domain-containing protein, translating to MLTDLVVSQKVVKVNEFTVVGVPIRTDEPVEETGTGLIPEHWQTFYKQQLANKIANKVNGNTFALYTEFEYNQKMDFTFALGYEVLPGGELKEDMREFIIPEGEYMVFTTAVGPARQVVVEAWAYIREWAKKNHRAYKIDFELYDERCIDPEYSQVDIYVSI from the coding sequence ATGTTGACTGACTTAGTCGTAAGTCAAAAAGTAGTCAAGGTAAATGAATTCACTGTTGTAGGAGTGCCTATTCGAACAGATGAACCTGTGGAAGAAACGGGCACAGGTCTTATTCCTGAGCACTGGCAGACTTTTTATAAACAACAGTTAGCTAATAAAATCGCCAATAAAGTAAATGGTAATACATTTGCTCTTTATACAGAATTTGAATATAATCAAAAAATGGATTTTACATTTGCTCTCGGCTACGAAGTTTTACCCGGCGGCGAACTGAAAGAGGATATGAGAGAGTTCATCATCCCAGAAGGTGAATATATGGTGTTTACAACAGCTGTTGGGCCAGCTAGACAGGTAGTCGTAGAGGCTTGGGCTTATATTCGCGAGTGGGCTAAAAAAAATCATCGTGCCTATAAAATAGATTTTGAACTATATGATGAACGCTGTATTGATCCTGAGTACAGTCAAGTTGATATTTATGTTTCGATTTAA
- a CDS encoding P-II family nitrogen regulator, whose protein sequence is MSDVLTKIEIITRPSKFEELKQELAKIGVSGITVTDALGCGLQKGITELYRGVKKQDNMHARIKVEIVVCEVPVSDVVDKARKVLNTGQPGDGKIFIYELKNAIKIRTGEEGSQALRNNS, encoded by the coding sequence GTGAGTGATGTTTTAACAAAAATTGAAATTATTACGCGCCCTTCAAAGTTTGAAGAGCTTAAGCAAGAACTAGCAAAAATTGGCGTGAGCGGTATTACGGTTACAGATGCGTTAGGATGCGGATTGCAAAAAGGCATTACGGAACTTTACAGGGGGGTCAAAAAACAAGACAATATGCACGCCCGAATTAAAGTGGAAATTGTGGTCTGCGAAGTTCCCGTATCCGACGTTGTTGATAAAGCAAGAAAAGTACTAAATACAGGTCAGCCTGGAGATGGGAAAATATTTATCTATGAATTAAAAAATGCGATTAAGATCCGAACAGGGGAAGAGGGATCACAGGCATTACGAAACAATAGTTAA
- a CDS encoding ammonium transporter: MQMGDSVFMFFSALLVWIMTPAIALFYGGMVRSKNMLSTAMYSVGSLAVISVLWIVAGYSLAFSTGGNAFIGNLDWVGLKGVGFTPNGDYSATIPHNMFMMFQLTFAVLTVAIISGAFAERMKFSAFILFAILWSLFVYAPVAHWVWGVGGWLRELGAIDFAGGNVVHISSGVAGLILALVVGKRKNADAAAPHNLPLTLLGGMLIWFGWFGFNVGSSLTINSVAMTAFINTNTAAATGIIGWLVVEWIINKKPTLLGAVSGAIAGLVAITPACGFVTPFASIVIGFIGGAVCFWGIFSLKKKIGYDDALDAFGLHGIGGTWGGIATGLFATTSVNDAGANGLFYGDPSLLWKQLVAIVATYLFVGIATFIIVKVVGLVVSLRATQEEETLGLDITLHGERAYHESNM, encoded by the coding sequence ATGCAAATGGGCGATTCAGTATTTATGTTTTTTTCAGCATTATTGGTTTGGATTATGACACCAGCTATTGCATTGTTTTACGGAGGCATGGTTCGAAGTAAAAACATGTTAAGTACCGCGATGTATAGCGTAGGTTCATTAGCTGTCATATCTGTTCTTTGGATAGTAGCTGGCTATTCGTTAGCATTTTCGACCGGTGGCAATGCTTTTATTGGAAACTTGGACTGGGTGGGATTAAAAGGCGTTGGATTCACTCCAAACGGGGACTACAGCGCAACGATCCCGCATAACATGTTTATGATGTTTCAACTAACATTTGCTGTGTTAACAGTAGCTATTATCTCGGGTGCTTTTGCAGAGCGCATGAAGTTTTCAGCATTTATCTTATTTGCTATCCTATGGTCATTATTTGTATATGCACCCGTTGCACACTGGGTTTGGGGAGTTGGCGGATGGCTTCGTGAACTAGGAGCTATTGACTTTGCTGGCGGAAACGTCGTTCACATTTCATCAGGTGTAGCAGGATTAATTCTAGCTCTTGTTGTTGGAAAACGAAAAAATGCCGATGCTGCAGCACCTCACAATTTACCGCTAACTCTTTTAGGCGGAATGCTGATTTGGTTCGGGTGGTTTGGATTTAACGTTGGAAGTTCCTTAACTATTAACAGCGTTGCAATGACGGCTTTCATTAACACGAATACAGCGGCAGCAACAGGAATTATCGGCTGGCTTGTAGTAGAGTGGATTATTAATAAAAAGCCTACGCTGCTTGGAGCCGTTTCGGGAGCGATTGCTGGACTTGTAGCTATTACACCAGCTTGTGGATTCGTTACACCGTTTGCTTCTATTGTAATTGGTTTTATCGGCGGAGCAGTTTGTTTCTGGGGTATCTTCTCACTTAAAAAGAAAATCGGTTACGACGATGCGTTAGATGCATTTGGTCTTCACGGTATTGGGGGAACATGGGGAGGTATCGCAACGGGTTTATTTGCCACAACTTCTGTAAATGATGCCGGCGCGAATGGTTTATTCTACGGAGACCCAAGTCTACTATGGAAACAGCTGGTGGCTATCGTAGCAACGTATCTGTTTGTCGGCATCGCTACCTTCATTATTGTTAAAGTGGTTGGGTTGGTAGTATCTCTACGCGCAACACAAGAAGAAGAAACGCTCGGGCTTGATATTACGCTGCACGGTGAAAGAGCGTATCACGAATCGAATATGTAA
- a CDS encoding acyltransferase, producing the protein MERNYSIDFIKFFATVFVVCIHVNPSHDDFFLGNQENVLDVIVDTFARFAVPFFFIVSGYLFMNKIQKHPKPSAYLKKYTWNISKLYACWFIFYLLFGVVLRLFQNHGTLAERKDAVADYLTSSITFKDIFYYGSDTSGFQLWYLIALIWAVVIVFLFQRWKKIGLLMIISTVLYVTGLFGQSYSLFFPLSFQTRDALFFGLFYTVLGAMFALYGKQILSVLNVRPMIYLASFFVFSALEIAERYWLVNIQHSKPGDYFISTIFLSASLFLFVLSSPSLGKNSFFSKVGKNSVGIYVVHICILNETYRLLRSIDSSFFTNSIVAYVLIVPAVFWCSYYLYRGIQWTKGKLHAKPHKHSFTKLQHK; encoded by the coding sequence ATGGAACGTAATTATTCAATTGATTTTATTAAGTTTTTTGCTACAGTGTTTGTGGTTTGTATTCATGTTAATCCATCACATGACGATTTCTTTTTAGGGAACCAGGAAAATGTGCTAGATGTCATTGTTGACACATTTGCACGATTCGCGGTTCCTTTTTTCTTTATTGTATCAGGGTATTTGTTTATGAATAAAATTCAAAAACATCCAAAACCTTCTGCATACTTAAAAAAATACACGTGGAATATTTCAAAGCTTTATGCATGTTGGTTCATCTTTTATTTATTGTTTGGTGTAGTTCTGCGCTTATTTCAAAACCACGGAACATTAGCAGAGCGAAAAGATGCAGTAGCTGATTATTTAACATCATCCATCACATTCAAAGATATCTTTTATTATGGAAGTGACACAAGCGGATTTCAGCTTTGGTACTTGATTGCGTTAATTTGGGCTGTTGTTATCGTTTTCTTATTTCAAAGATGGAAAAAGATCGGTTTATTAATGATTATCAGCACCGTATTATATGTAACTGGGTTATTTGGACAGTCTTATTCTTTATTTTTTCCACTTTCTTTTCAAACGAGAGATGCCCTGTTCTTTGGTTTATTCTATACAGTATTAGGAGCTATGTTTGCCCTTTATGGTAAGCAAATTCTGTCAGTATTAAACGTAAGGCCCATGATTTATTTAGCCAGCTTTTTTGTGTTTTCAGCGTTAGAGATCGCCGAGCGCTACTGGTTGGTCAATATCCAGCACAGCAAGCCCGGAGACTATTTTATTTCTACGATTTTTTTATCGGCATCATTGTTTTTATTCGTATTAAGCAGTCCAAGTCTTGGCAAAAACTCGTTTTTTTCAAAGGTTGGGAAAAATTCAGTTGGCATTTATGTCGTGCATATATGTATATTAAATGAGACCTATCGATTGCTTCGTTCCATAGATTCTTCTTTCTTTACAAATAGTATCGTCGCATATGTACTTATCGTCCCAGCAGTTTTTTGGTGCTCGTACTATTTATACAGAGGGATTCAATGGACAAAGGGAAAGTTACATGCAAAGCCGCACAAACATTCGTTTACAAAGCTACAGCATAAATAA